ATTTGCCCGGTACAACCGTAGGGCGTAACCCGCAGGCGCAACCAGTGGGGGGCGCAATTAAATCGGTACGCGTGGGACAGTTTAACGGCCAGACAACTCGCCTGGTGATCGAGTTAAACCCCGGTTACACCCTAGATCCCCAAAAAGTTATAGTCCGAGGCACAACAGCCAGCCGGTGGACAGTACAATTACCGACTCCCCAAGCGATTGCTGAAGCTCCTGGAGATTCCCCCCTGGAACCGTCCCCTGGAACAAGCTCAGACACAGCGGGTTCACCCACTGTGCTGGAGAATGTACGGGTTACACCCGATGGATTGTTCCTTCGTACAAGCGGACGCTCTCCCCAGGTTAAAGTGCAGCGCACACGAGATCGCACAGTTGTTAACATAGAGCTGCAAAATGCGACGATTAGGCCCGATTTACAGGGATTCGAGCAAGCGGTAAATCGCTATGGTATCCAGCAACTGAAAGTCAGCCAAGTGAGAAATTCCGGGCCGGTGGCTCGCGTTTCTCTAAAAGTCACCAACCCCAAGGACGAATGGGAGGCAACGGTCACCAACTTAGGCGGGGTGATCGTTTTGCCCAAAGGCGCAGGAGTCGCTTCGGGTAGCCCAAACCAGCCATCAGAATCGGCAAATCCCGGCAATGTAGCCACCATCGAAGCGGTTCAGCTGGCCGCGAATGGCTCACAACTTTTAATTAGAACAGATAAGCCATTTACCTACACCAGCGATTGGGATCAAGGATCTGGCGCTTACAAGATTGTGATTGCCTCAGCGCGGGTGGGTGCCAAAGTCAGAAGTCCCATAACAAATGCCAGATCTTCTCTCTCATCTGTGCAGATCCAGCAAACAGGCTCAAGCACGGTGGCAATTCTGGTGCGACCGGCAGCCGGTGTGCAAATTACAGAACTCAATCAGCCCACAGCCCAACTACTATCCTTGCAACTGCAACGCGCTGAAAGCAATAACGCACCACCGCCGAGAAGCAATTACCCACCCTCGCCAAACTCCGGCATTCGCAACGGGCGAGCTGTGGTCATTGTCGATCCAGGACATGGCGGACGCGATGTCGGTGCAGTTGGGATTGGCGCAATTCGGGAGGCAGACATTGTGCTGGACATCTCGCTACAGGTGGCGCAACTGTTGGAACAACAGGGGGTACAGGCAATTTTAACCAGGTCAGATGACCGGGAAATTGACCTAGAACCTCGCGTGCAATTAGCTGAACGGGTGAATGCGAGTTTGTTTGTGAGCATCCACGCCAATGCCATTGACATGAGCCGGCCTGAAGTGAATGGCATTGAAACGTATTACTACTCCAACGGTGAGCGTTTAGCTGCGACCATCCACAACAGTATGCTGCAAAGCACCGGCTCTCGCGATCGCGGAGTACGACAAGCCAGATTTTATGTCTTACGGAAAACCTCAATGCCGGCTGTTTTAGTCGAAACAGGTTTTGTCACTGGTGCTGAGGACGCACCTAAACTTGCCAACGCCGCTTACCGGCAACGCATGGCAGAAGCCATCGCTCGCGGTATCCTGCAATACATCCAACAAAATCGATAGACCTCTCCTGATGGAGCAACCTGTGTCCTTGAATTCACAACTGAGCACTCAGAAATCAGAAGACGGAATGAATTCATCCTTCTCTCCCAAATCCCTCAATCCTTCATCCTTCACTGGAGAACCCCAGCGCGACAGAATTGGAATTTTTGACAGCGGTGTGGGTGGCCTCACTGTTTTGAGGGAACTCTACCGGCAGCTTCCCCATGAATCTATCCTGTATTTTGGGGATACGGCACGTTTGCCCTACGGAACTCGCTCACAAGCCGAAATTGTGCAGTTCGTGCGTGAGATTCTCACCTGGATGATGGAACAGGGCGTGAAAATGGTGATCATGGCCTGCAACACCAGTTCAGCTCTTGCCTTGGAAGCTGTGCGATCTGAATTTCCCCTGCCTATTTTGGGCGTGATTCTTCCAGGTGCTCGCGCTGCTGTTCAGCAAGGGCGGCGAATTGGGGTGATCGCCACGCCGGCAACGGCTGCTAGCAATGCCTACCGCCGCGCCATTTTAGAAATGGACGCCGAGGCTAGGGTTTGGCAAGTGGGCTGTCCGGAGTTTGTGCCCCTGATCGAGCAAGGGCGGATCGACGACCCCTATACTTACGAAGTGGCGCGGGAATACCTGGCACCGCTGATGCAGCAGCAGATTGACACCCTGATCTATGGCTGCACCCATTATCCTCACTTAGCGCCGGTGTTGCGCCAGATATTGCCCCCCTCGGTGCAGTTGGTCGATCCGGCTGTGTGGGTGGTGATAGCAGCCGCCCAGGAATTGGAAGTGCTGGGTTTGCGGGACAACCAGCCCCCCTTGCCCACGCGGTTTACGGTGAGTGGGTGCCCGCAACAGTTTGCCCAACTGTCTGTGCAGTGGTTGGGTTTCACACCGGCTGTCGAAAAGGTGTCTTTGCCGGCAGTTTTCTACCAGCCTGTGCCTTTAGAATCTGCTGAATAAGAACCCGTCGGGCGGTGAGTTCACCGTCCTGTGCGCCGTTCCTCGTCGGCTGCTTTTACACAAGGCAAAGCGATTGTACCGCCTGTGATCCACGGCGAACCTAACTGAGTTCACAGGCACTTTGCTGAATTTAAAGTTTAAATCCCAGGATTTCTTTGAGCAAAACTCAACAGCACATAGATTGTTAACAAATAACCTGTTGCCAGAAAGGGAATAATCAGAGGAATTTCATGGTAAGTCATAGTACGGCCAGAATACGAGAGATACGTTAAGTTAAATAGAAAATAAGAAGGCTTTCAGCAAACCGAATCTAATGCCGGTTTAAAATCCTGTTTTGTGATTGAACTGTACCTGGATTACTCGCCCTAACCCTATTTCAAAATTTGCTGACTTTCTAACCTTCTTTAAAGATTAGGCAGTTTCCCAGCGAGTTGTGAACACAAACGACGAGTCCTTGTGTCAAATGCGGCAGCTATTTTTATTTATAGAACACGGTTGCGGGTGCCGACTGCACTGCCAAGCGAGTGCCCCGTTGCCCACGAACTGCAATCAATGCAATTGCACTGAGGGCAGCACTTTCAACTCAAAACCCTCACTCTTAGAGTTTCGCCTCAGTCCTACGCTAATTCCACTACAGAACGCAGTGGCTAGCTTCAGGCAAGCTGCTTTCTCTAGGCTGAAGCCGCATTAAAAAGCGAGGCGTGGTTGGCTGTTTTCCAGTGACTCAGGAAATGCCCGTTTTCAAATGTCCTTAGCCCTCCAAACGAGCCGAACCCGAAAAACCGAATCACACAGCAGCAGCCCTCAACCTCCATTACCCGCCGGCTAAATAACCCTCGGTCATTAAGAGGTCAAAGAAAGTTAATTGAGTCTAGCTTCCAGACGTAGCGGGCTATGTCCGTTTATAAAGAGGCCATTGTCCAAAAAGACACTAGCGTAAACCCGGTATGCCTGATCGATCTTCGGATGCTCTATTTCAGGAGTCGCTCAAGTATCCTGAAAGACTACGGTTAGCTTTTGCAAACAACACGAACTCGTGAGAAGACAACGGTAAACAGTTAAAACTTAAAAATGAGAAAACCCATCTTTTACCTGATGCCTTTTTTGAGAGTCGGGTTGATAGCTCCGGGCTACAAGCCCCCGTAAAAAGCGCAGAGCATTTTCCGGTAAATAATATACAGGTATTTCAAGATTCCCTGTAATTTTATTGCCGACAAAATATATGGAATTTGTGAATTTCTTATTATCTAAAGTAACACAGTATGCGTGATTTTTACAGGGTGTTGGGGCAGATGCTTAATAAATCTACATACTTAAGGGCGAACCAGGGCAGTATTGTTGAGTCAAGCTGTCGCTGTGCCGATTGAAGCGGATAAAAGTACGTCGTTGATTCAGCAGCCAAGTGGGGCAAAGCAGCGGGAAGCGTTGATTTTGCTGAGTTTTTGCTCCGAGAAGGGTCACCGTCAACCCACCCTTGCCTATGGACCTTCTAGCACCGGCTACCCCTTCACAATTAAATTGGCCCGTACAGATAATTGAAACAAAACTTCCCTATCTGAAAGCCTTAGCTTAGAATAAGGAGCAGATATGTAAACTTTCGTAACTAACGCCTGAGCCGGCCTATCCATGACCTCAGCCACCTCCCTATTTTCCCCCGTTGAAGCAGACCTGCGGGTGCTGACAGAGAACTTAAAACAACTCGTCAGTGCTCGTCATCCGATCTTGTTCGCTGCGGCAGAACACCTATTCGGTGCCACGGGAAAGCGAGTGAGGCCAGCAATTGTCCTGCTGATCTCGCGAGCAACAATGCAGGAGCTCGACATCACCCCCCGTCACCGCCGGCTGGCAGAAATTACGGAAATGATCCACACGGCAAGCTTGGTACACGACGATGTGGTGGACGAGTCAGAAGTCCGTCGGGGAATTCCCACCGTTCACAGCAGCTTTGGTAATCGAGTGGCTGTGCTGGCAGGCGATTTCTTATTTGCCCAGTCTTCCTGGTATTTGGCCAATTTAGATAACTTAGCGGTTGTCAAACTTCTGTCCGAAGTGATTATGGATTTGGCAGAAGGAGAAATTCAGCAAGGACTGAACCGTTTTGACACTGACTTTTCAATAGAAGCTTACTTAGAAAAGAGCTACTACAAAACAGCTTCTTTGATCGCCAACAGTTCTAAAGCAGCCGGTTTACTCAGTGAAGTTTCGGAAGAACTAGCAGAAGATTTGTACAGCTATGGACGTCATATCGGTCTGGCTTTCCAGATTGTGGATGATATCTTAGACTTTACGGGTTCTACAGAAGCACTAGGCAAGCCGGCAGCGTCCGATCTAAAAAGTGGAAATCTGACAGCGCCGGTGTTATTCGCCCTGGAAGAAAAGCCTTACTTAGAAGCCCTAATCGAGCGAGAATTTTCCCAAGCAGGAGATATAGAACAAGCCCTCGCTTACATTAAAGAAAGTACCGGCATTGATCGCTCCCGCGAATTAGCTGCACACCACGCTCAGCTAGCAGTGCAGCACATAACCAAGTTACCGCCATCAGAGCCGCGTCAAACTTTAATTAACCTAGCCGACTACGTTTTAAGCCGGCTTTATTAGGATTTTAGAGGGAGATTTGTCACAATCTGTGCATCTAAAGTCCAGGCTAAATTCCCTCAGGCAATATCTGGGGGAATCTGGTTAAAATTTGGTGTCGGCGGGGACAGATGTTGTTGCAACAGGGACTGAATGAGATTTTGCACATCCTCACGCCGAACCTCAGTCGCCGCGTCCAGAGTTCCGGGCGTTTCAAAAAAAACCGTACTGTCAACCGTATTGAGGGCCACCATTTGAAACAATATGTGGGTGACAGGAACCGGCAGAGCCATCACTTGCGGATCTTGGGGAGCAAAGGCTCCACTAGCAGCGTCTTTAAGGGTAGGAAAGGCATAGATCGCACGTTTTTCGACATTGGGTTGTGCACGATTGCTTAAAGTGGTCAACACCCAATCATGATCAAGGGTTTGCAGGATGTAGTATTGGGAATGGCGCAGCTGAGCGGCCAGCCATTTCAGTGCCGGTGCGATCGCGGCTACAATTTGGGGGGTTGTGCCGTCTTGGGGGGCATTGTCCACGAGGGCTTGAAGTTGTTGGTCTAAATCCATCTGAATTTTGAGGCGCTTCTATACTTTGAGTGTAACGGGACAAGCGATCATCAGCCGAGGGGCGTGGCATACAGTGCCGGTGAAAGTAACATTTTAATTGCCGGTTTAATTCAACCCACATAAGTTTAGTTTCAACAGCTTGTGCTAGGGTTTTCGATAGCGATTAACCATTAAAGGGGAGAGCTGCCAGGGCGTGGAAGCAATATTTCAGCTGCTGTTTAGTGAACTCAAACAGTCCACTCGTGCATCTGAGCACAACTGCCGAGATGTGGCAATGCGGATCGGCGAAGAAGTCACTCGGATCTGCGACCAAAGCCAGCGCATTCAGGCATCCGGAGAAGTAGAAGTCTGGGCGACAACTTTGGCTCGGCATCGCTTACAGCAATGTCTTAACTATTACGCCGTGGGGTCGCGTCAAGGACGAGTAGAATTACACAGCACCCTCAGTGCCATTGTCTATCGTTACATCACGCCTCCCCAAGCACAAGCCGGCTATCAAGCGCGGCTAACCCTGATAGAAGATTTTTTGCAGGGATTTTATCTGGAATCCTTAAATGCCTTTCGGCGGGAGGCGCAGCTCAGTGCGACTTACAGCCCCAAAACGCTGTTAGAACTCTCCGAATATATGGCCTTCGTGGAACGCTATGGCAAGCGGCGCATTCCTTTGCGTGGGGGACGCAGCCAGCAGCTGATTATTCTGCGGGCGCAAACATTTTCGCAACAGCAGCCCCTAGAAACCTCTGTAGACATGGAGCAGGCAGCAGAGGGAGCCGGTGTCGAGTCAGATCAGACGTGGAACGACACCTCTGTACAGCAAGTACGGGAGCTGATGGTTGCTAAAGAACCTGAACCGATGGTTGAGGATCTGCGCCAAGAGGTCATTAAAGAATTAATGGCTTATCTGGAAGAAAATCAGCGAAGCGACTGTGCGGATTACTTTGCGCTGCGCTTGCAAGATTTAACGACCCACGAAATTGAGTCTATTCTGGGTTTGACACCTAGACAGCGCGATTACTTACAGCAGCGTTTCAAATACCATCTCATTCGGTTTGCACTTCGCCATCGTTGGGAACTCGTGCATCAGTGGCTGGAAGCGGATTTAGAGAAAAACCTAGGGCTTGTGCCGCAGCAGTGGCAAGAGTTGCACGAAAAAATTGGTCAAGAAAATTCTGAACTGCTACGGTTAAAACAAAAGGGAAAAGCTGATACGGAAATCGCACAAATCTTGGGTTGTACAGTTAACCAAGTGCAGAAACGGTGGTTTAAGCTGCTGGAGCAAGCCTGGGAAATTCGCAATCGTTTAGTGTCCGGAGAGGGTACATCTACTAATGAATAGAGACTCAGAAGCGCTACAAAGTTTGTTCGCTTGGCTGTTACAGGATCCCCCCATAAATGCCTCTCCCCAAGCTGGAGACTTCTCCAGCTCAGGGACTTCTGCGGGCGATGACGGGGTAGAAGACCTGGAGTTGGCTGACATAGACCCCCTGGATTCGGAAGAGGAGACCCCCCCAATCTCTAGTCACCGTGCATCGCAAGTCCTTCCCCCGGATCGAGGTGGTCAACAACTCAAACTGGGAGACATACCTGCCGTGCAAGATCGTTTTCACGCGCTGCTGAAGCGTCGAATGCAAATTGAGATCCAAGAGAAGCTGCCGCTTTTTCCTTGGGAAACTGAGGTGTTGGAATATCCTGACTGCGGATTTGAGGCGCAAGTTCCCGAACAGTCTTTATGGACTGCTCAACTACAAACGCTTAAACTGCCAGTCCGGGTTCCGGAAACCGTTTTAGCCCCACTTCTGGATCGATGCCAGGAGTTGGTGCAATCTTCTCTGCGGGAAGGGGTAAAGCTGGTGCGTGCTGTAGAAGCCCTATTTCCCGATCAGTCCCAAACACTAAACAATATCGCTGGGCAAATGCTGCTGGGACCGGCTCGTGGTGGTTACAATTTCCCTGATACTTACGAAGCTGCTACTCAGGCTCAACAGATTTTACTGTCACTCCTGGCGGCGCGGGAGATCGTGGGCAATCTGACGCTGAAAGTCTCACCGACTCAGCTGAGGGTGGAACGGCAATGGCTAACTGCGGCTGGTGTGCTGAACTTGGACGGAGAATATCAACCGGAAGGTCAGTTTCCCCGTCTGCGGATTCAAAGCCTACTGCCTTGTGGTGGCAGTTTGCAGTTAAGGTGCGGCCAAGCCCTAGCAACTGCACAGCGTCCTGATGCGGGGTGCTTAAGTGTGGAAATGTTCGACCCACAACCGGGCCAGACTTATTCTTTAGAAGTGCGTTTTCAAAACTTGGAAAACAAACCTCTGATGTTGGCTGTTTGCCCCACTTTATAGCAATTTTCGATTTTTGATTTTAGATTGAAAATGCATCCAAAATCAAAAATTGATTATGTCTACCTCGTCAGGGATTCGGCAGCTGCGAAATACTCCGTTGTTGGGCAATCTGTGGCGGCGTCTTCAGGCTGTGCCGGCACCAGTAGCAGAGGACTCTATCTTGCTGCGGGTGTTGGTTCAAGCGCTTGTTATTGTTGGGATTGTGGCCACCGATATTGCCGCTGAGACTCAGTTGAGTCTGTGGGCGGTGCCATTGAGCATTGCGGGTGCCACTTGGAGTTGGTACCGGCGACGCCGGCCTAATGTGCCGATTAAGTTCTTAATTGCGATCGGAATGCTCGTGGCTTTGGCGCTGTTCTTTCAGGGTCTATTTGCCTCGGCCATTAACGCAACGAATGATACGCGCTTGGTGTTGGCTCAGTTGCTCATTCAACTACAGGTACTTCATAGCTTCGACCTGCCACGCCGCAAGGATTTGGGCTATTCAATGGTGATTGGGCTAATTCTGTTAGGGGTTGCCGGCACCATCTCTGAAACGTTAGCGTTCGGGCCACTCTTGCTGGTTTTTTTAGCGCTAGCTCTGCCCACTTTAGTCCTTGATTACCGTTCGCGGTTGGGGTTGAACCCAGGCAAAAGCAAACAGGCAGCCGTCAAAAGAAAGCCAAAAGAAACTCGAAAACTTTTTACGTTTTACCTTTTACTTTTTACTTTAATTGTTGGGCTGGGTTTGGGAATTTTCGCCTTGCTACCCCGCTTTCCCGGTTACCAGTTGCGGACATTTCCGGTGAGTGCCCCGATAAATGTTGAGGGTGAATTTGATAGCAGCCGCATTTTCAATCCGCGTTCTGGAAAAGCGGGAAATGAAGGCACTGGACAAGGGATAGGCAGCGGGCCAGGACAGGTCGATGAGAACTTTTACTCTGGCTTTAACACGGAGATGAACCTAAACCTGCGGGGTGAGATGAAACCCCAAGTGGTGATGAGGCTGCGATCTCAAGCGCAGGGATTTTTGCGAGTGCTAGCGTTCGACCGATACACCGGCCAAGGTTGGCAAATTTCCCGCAATGAGACAACGCAGAAGGTGAATCGACCCTCTTGGACTTATCAATTTTTTCTGAATGTGCTGCCTACGGCTAATCGCGTTGAGGAGGTAATTCAAACTTATACCGTTATCTCGGATATGCCTAACCTGATTCCGGTTCTGTCCCAACCCCGGCAGATTTACTTTCCCACACAGGAAATAGCGGTGGATACAGAAGGAGGTCTACGAGCGCCGGTTGGATTAGGCGAGGGACTAACCTACAGTGTGATTTCGCAAGTGCCCTACCGCAACCGTGCGGTGTTGAGCAAAGTAAAGCCCCTTTCTCCTAATAGCCGTAACTACAAGGACATCCGAAATTATTACCTACAGGTTCCTCCTAAAATTGCTAGTAAGGTCAAGCAACGCACTGAGGAATTGTTAGCCCTGTCGCCACAACCAATTATTTCTCCTTATGAAAAAGCGCTTTATCTCGCCCAAGCGGTAAAGCAACGCTATGCGATTGAGCCAAATCTACCGTTTTTCGAGGAAGATGAAGACATGGTGGAAGCTTTCTTGTTTAAATATCAAGGAGGCTATCCGGACCACTTCTCTACAGTTCTCGCGGTGATGCTGCGTTCAATAGGCATTCCGGCGCGACTGGTGGCCGGTTATGCCCCTGGAGAGTTTAATCCCTTCACCGGCTTCTATATCGTCCGCAACACGGATGCCTACGCGATGACGGAGGTATATTTCCCCAATCACGGCTGGTTTGCTTTTGATCCGATCCCCGGTCATGAATTGATTCCACCTTCGATTGAAGAAAACCAAACGTTTAGTGTGTTGCGTCAGTTCTGGAATTGGGTTGCCGGCTGGCTACCTTCGCCAGTGGCTGGTTTTTTAAACACGTTGTTCGGTGGATTGATCGGCTGGCTACTTGCAACAGTTGCTTGGTTGTGGGGGGTCTTTTCTCAAGGCTGGGGCGGTTTATTTATGGGCCTGCTTTTTGCGATTTGCCTGGGCTTTTTAGGCTGGTTAGGTTGGAACCAGTGGCGAGCATGGCGATATCGGCGATGGCTGGCTAAGTTGCCTCCGATGGAACGTCTTTATCAGCAAATGCTCGGTTGGTTATCGACCCAAGGATTCCGCAAGCACCCAGCTCAAACGCCTTTAGAATATGCCCACGAGTCGCAGCAGCACCATTCTGGCGGGTTGGCCCAGACAATTGAGGAAATTACACACGCTTATGTCAGTTGGCGTTATGGGGGTCAAACTGCAAACGTCAATGACTTGCGCGAACGTTTGCAAGCGTTGAAAAAGAAGCCGGTGCGTAAAGCTTTTAAATCCTAAGTTGTGAATTTATTTCACTTTCAGGTTAGTACGGATTTAGGAAAAATGTTGAGTTGACGGGACTCATAACGTCGCCGAGTTTGGAAGTATCGGCAACGTTACGAGTCCAGCCAAGCTCACACTTTAATATTAGTCCTGGCAAATCGTTAGGGTTATTGGCTGGCACTGCTTAATTTTAACGGCAATTCCTTGGGCTTTCTCGTGTTCTAAATCTTCTATGTAACCGTTTTGAGAGAGTTCAGCATCTTTGGCCGTGATGAAAGGGCCAAAGTAGTAGGTGCAGGCCGGCTGAAAAGTAATAATTTCTACCCACCAAGCTAATTCTAATTTTTCTAAGCAAACAGTAAAAATGTCTTCGATTTGTTTGGCTAAATTCATGAAGGTTCCCTCAAAGTTTTTGCTGAACCGCTTAATTAAAGTTTCGATTAATGACTAAAAATACTTAATTGTCTGTAAAAAATAGATAATTTTGATAGGCAAATAATATCTTGACTCAACGATGCTCTTTGAAAAAATACGCTGCGAGTGTTATTCATCTGAAAATTTTCCCTTTCAGTCCTGAAGCAGATGACTGATATTTTTTGACAAAGTTTTGAATACTATATCGGTAATGCCGGCTTTTTTGTCGTTGACGGATAGCAGAAAAGTTCGATTCATTAAGGTGCAAGTCAGAGGGAGTTTCAATCTCTTAGTAACAATTAAACGAGTCTCTACATTATTCTTTATAAGATGTATACCCTGGAACCCCCTAACGATAGATTTGCAGAAGACATCTTAAATAAGGGTTAGCTGAAATAGGGGTTAGGGTGGTTGTAATTTGACCGCCACAGGGACTTCTTGAAGTTGAGCTAGGTAAGGGTAGAGTGGGATAGAAGTTTGTCTGGTTTTTTTGAGCTAGATCCAAAACTTTACAAAATTTTACACTTAACAAGGTCCGTGGGGAATATTCCTTTTTGGCAATTTTCAGCATTAAGTGCTAAAAATCAAATAGAGCGGCTGGGATCGGTGGAGCGAAATCAATGAATCGCCACCGGCACAACATCGCTAAACTATCTCCTCATTCAGCCAAACCATGCAGAAAACCCACGTAAAATCGCACCCAAGCGATCGCCCTCAACTGAGTGTTGACATTCAGGGGGTAGGTTTCCCCATTCTGTGCTTGCATGGCCATCCTGGTTCCGGCCCTAGTATGGCCGTTTTTACAAAGCATTTATCTCGGCGGTTCCAAACCGTGGCTCCTGATCTCCGAGGATATGGCAAGAGTCTGGCGAGTAATGACTTTGATATGACCGATCACATGCTCGATTTGGAAGCGCTTTTAGACCGATTGAGTATCGAGCGGTGCTTGGTTCTGGGATGGTCTTTGGGAGGGATATTAGCGATTGAGCTAGCGCTGAGGCTGCCGGCGCGAGTCACCGGCCTGATTTTAGTGGCCACCGCCGCACGGCCTAGGGGCAGCCATCCGCCGATTACCTGGCAAGATTTGCTCTACACTGGAGTGGCTGGGATCGTGAACCGGGCTAGTCCAGGCTGGCAGTGGAATATTGACACTTTTGGCAAGCGCTCGTTATTCCGTTATCTGATACAGCAACACACAGCCACTGCTTACCAACACATTGCCGATGAAGGACTGCCGGCGTATTTGCAAACGTCTGGTGCGGCAAGACGGGCACTTGAGAAAGCGCTGCAATCCGGTTACAACCGGCTTGACGTTTTGCCCCAGATTCAATGCCCAAGTTTAGTTCTCGCTGCAGCAGCAGATCGCCACATTACCCCTGAGTCGAGTTTAGAAACCGCTCAACTTCTGCAGAACTGCCAATCTCATTGCTACCCCAATACAGCTCACCTGTTCCCTTGGGAAATTCCAGACCAAGTTCTAGCCGACATCGACGGCTGGATGGCTCTACATCCACAAATGGTAGCAACAGATGTATGAATGAGGCTTAATCTCCTCACACAAAAAGTCCGAGCGCTTGCTGAGTCACGATAGAAAGGCAGTTTATTAAACCTCTCATCTAGCGGAACGTTTAGTTCTGCCTTGCTCAGATTAAACAGCTATGCCCGAACATTGGCCTCACTTACAAGTTGTTCCACTCGCTGCTGCGATGGCTCAACCGGCTAAGGTTGACTGCTAAAAACAGGGATGTTGCGCTTGCGGTCACGCATCTCCCCCATTTCGTCATAGACAGTGAGATAGAGGGGCTTACACCGCTTAGTTTTGAGGGTAATGCCCTGAGCGCCTTCTTGGAGCAAATCTTCCATGTATCCTGCCTGAGCAGATTCAGCTTCTTTCTTTGTCATGAAAGGGCCAAAGTAGTAGGTACACCGGGGGGTTTCGGTAACGACCTCAACCCAGAAAGCCCAACCTAAGAGGTTAAGCAAGCTAATCATCAATTCTTTCATTGCGTTTTGCCTATTTACCAAGGGTTCGTGGGGATGCTACGCGGTCGAAGAAGTGTTGTTATCTTTTACATTTTGTTATACTATCTTGCTTTTGTTTTTTCAATTGTTTTCTTTCTTGAAAGAATCAAGGTAAAACGTACTAGACCATCGCTGACGATAAATTTCGTAAAGCGCCATGCCGGCGGCAACCGAGACATTGAGGCTGGGCGTTTTTCCCTGTAATGGAATTGAAACCAATTGATCACAGCAACGCTGTATCAAAAGACTCAAACCCTCTCCTTCAGAGCCAACGACTAGGACTATCGGGCCGGTGAATTTTACTGTGTGTACCGTCTGGCTAGTCTTGGCTGCCGTCCCGTATATCCAGAAGCCCTCTGTTTTTAATTCTTCCAAGGCTCTAGCAAGATTGACAACTCTTGCGACTGGAAAATTTTCTAAAGCGCCTGCTGCCACTTTTCTCACAGTTGAAGTAATGCCAACAGCCCGTCGTTGGGGGATCACCAACCCTTGGGCACCCACAGCTTCAGCTGTGCGAATGATTGCCCCAAGATTGTGCGGATCGGTAATACTATCAGCGGCAATAATCACAGGTTGATCGGAAGCAGATTTGGCTTGGGCGATCAGATCTCCTAGCTCGAAGTAATCGTAGGATGAG
Above is a window of Microcoleus sp. FACHB-672 DNA encoding:
- the murI gene encoding glutamate racemase, which produces MNSSFSPKSLNPSSFTGEPQRDRIGIFDSGVGGLTVLRELYRQLPHESILYFGDTARLPYGTRSQAEIVQFVREILTWMMEQGVKMVIMACNTSSALALEAVRSEFPLPILGVILPGARAAVQQGRRIGVIATPATAASNAYRRAILEMDAEARVWQVGCPEFVPLIEQGRIDDPYTYEVAREYLAPLMQQQIDTLIYGCTHYPHLAPVLRQILPPSVQLVDPAVWVVIAAAQELEVLGLRDNQPPLPTRFTVSGCPQQFAQLSVQWLGFTPAVEKVSLPAVFYQPVPLESAE
- the sds gene encoding solanesyl diphosphate synthase — translated: MTSATSLFSPVEADLRVLTENLKQLVSARHPILFAAAEHLFGATGKRVRPAIVLLISRATMQELDITPRHRRLAEITEMIHTASLVHDDVVDESEVRRGIPTVHSSFGNRVAVLAGDFLFAQSSWYLANLDNLAVVKLLSEVIMDLAEGEIQQGLNRFDTDFSIEAYLEKSYYKTASLIANSSKAAGLLSEVSEELAEDLYSYGRHIGLAFQIVDDILDFTGSTEALGKPAASDLKSGNLTAPVLFALEEKPYLEALIEREFSQAGDIEQALAYIKESTGIDRSRELAAHHAQLAVQHITKLPPSEPRQTLINLADYVLSRLY
- a CDS encoding transglutaminase TgpA family protein, which encodes MSTSSGIRQLRNTPLLGNLWRRLQAVPAPVAEDSILLRVLVQALVIVGIVATDIAAETQLSLWAVPLSIAGATWSWYRRRRPNVPIKFLIAIGMLVALALFFQGLFASAINATNDTRLVLAQLLIQLQVLHSFDLPRRKDLGYSMVIGLILLGVAGTISETLAFGPLLLVFLALALPTLVLDYRSRLGLNPGKSKQAAVKRKPKETRKLFTFYLLLFTLIVGLGLGIFALLPRFPGYQLRTFPVSAPINVEGEFDSSRIFNPRSGKAGNEGTGQGIGSGPGQVDENFYSGFNTEMNLNLRGEMKPQVVMRLRSQAQGFLRVLAFDRYTGQGWQISRNETTQKVNRPSWTYQFFLNVLPTANRVEEVIQTYTVISDMPNLIPVLSQPRQIYFPTQEIAVDTEGGLRAPVGLGEGLTYSVISQVPYRNRAVLSKVKPLSPNSRNYKDIRNYYLQVPPKIASKVKQRTEELLALSPQPIISPYEKALYLAQAVKQRYAIEPNLPFFEEDEDMVEAFLFKYQGGYPDHFSTVLAVMLRSIGIPARLVAGYAPGEFNPFTGFYIVRNTDAYAMTEVYFPNHGWFAFDPIPGHELIPPSIEENQTFSVLRQFWNWVAGWLPSPVAGFLNTLFGGLIGWLLATVAWLWGVFSQGWGGLFMGLLFAICLGFLGWLGWNQWRAWRYRRWLAKLPPMERLYQQMLGWLSTQGFRKHPAQTPLEYAHESQQHHSGGLAQTIEEITHAYVSWRYGGQTANVNDLRERLQALKKKPVRKAFKS
- a CDS encoding N-acetylmuramoyl-L-alanine amidase, encoding MRFHWLLPSLFTIFLLSTPAEAAKLQSWRFDTDQNRLYINTEGGVQPKAQLLANPTRLVIDLPGTTVGRNPQAQPVGGAIKSVRVGQFNGQTTRLVIELNPGYTLDPQKVIVRGTTASRWTVQLPTPQAIAEAPGDSPLEPSPGTSSDTAGSPTVLENVRVTPDGLFLRTSGRSPQVKVQRTRDRTVVNIELQNATIRPDLQGFEQAVNRYGIQQLKVSQVRNSGPVARVSLKVTNPKDEWEATVTNLGGVIVLPKGAGVASGSPNQPSESANPGNVATIEAVQLAANGSQLLIRTDKPFTYTSDWDQGSGAYKIVIASARVGAKVRSPITNARSSLSSVQIQQTGSSTVAILVRPAAGVQITELNQPTAQLLSLQLQRAESNNAPPPRSNYPPSPNSGIRNGRAVVIVDPGHGGRDVGAVGIGAIREADIVLDISLQVAQLLEQQGVQAILTRSDDREIDLEPRVQLAERVNASLFVSIHANAIDMSRPEVNGIETYYYSNGERLAATIHNSMLQSTGSRDRGVRQARFYVLRKTSMPAVLVETGFVTGAEDAPKLANAAYRQRMAEAIARGILQYIQQNR
- the hetZ gene encoding heterocyst differentiation protein HetZ, producing the protein MEAIFQLLFSELKQSTRASEHNCRDVAMRIGEEVTRICDQSQRIQASGEVEVWATTLARHRLQQCLNYYAVGSRQGRVELHSTLSAIVYRYITPPQAQAGYQARLTLIEDFLQGFYLESLNAFRREAQLSATYSPKTLLELSEYMAFVERYGKRRIPLRGGRSQQLIILRAQTFSQQQPLETSVDMEQAAEGAGVESDQTWNDTSVQQVRELMVAKEPEPMVEDLRQEVIKELMAYLEENQRSDCADYFALRLQDLTTHEIESILGLTPRQRDYLQQRFKYHLIRFALRHRWELVHQWLEADLEKNLGLVPQQWQELHEKIGQENSELLRLKQKGKADTEIAQILGCTVNQVQKRWFKLLEQAWEIRNRLVSGEGTSTNE